One genomic region from Jilunia laotingensis encodes:
- a CDS encoding PepSY-like domain-containing protein, with product MKKLILLLVCLFTIQSVVRADDDKPVKIDQLPQAAQQFIKTHFADSKVAMAKMESDWFDKNYDVIFTNGNKVEFDKRGNWKEVNCKYSSVPVDVIPSAIQKYVAENYPDAQVIKIERDKKDYEIKLSNKWELKFDLQFNLIDIDK from the coding sequence ATGAAAAAGTTAATTCTTTTATTAGTTTGTTTGTTTACCATCCAGTCTGTAGTCCGGGCTGATGATGATAAACCAGTAAAAATAGATCAGTTGCCTCAGGCGGCACAGCAATTTATAAAGACACATTTTGCAGATAGCAAGGTGGCTATGGCCAAGATGGAAAGTGATTGGTTCGATAAGAACTATGATGTCATTTTCACCAATGGCAATAAAGTGGAGTTTGATAAACGAGGCAATTGGAAAGAGGTGAACTGCAAATACAGTTCGGTTCCGGTTGATGTTATCCCTTCTGCTATTCAGAAGTATGTTGCTGAAAACTACCCCGATGCTCAGGTTATTAAGATTGAACGGGATAAGAAAGATTATGAAATAAAACTTTCCAATAAATGGGAATTGAAGTTTGACTTGCAATTTAATTTGATCGATATTGATAAATAA
- a CDS encoding YccF domain-containing protein codes for MNLFMNILWLLLGGIFMAVEYLISSLLMMITIIGIPFGIQTLKMASLALCPFGKEVRSCPDSGGCLSVLMNILWIFLGGIWISLSHLAFGVLLSITIIGLPFGIQHFKLAGLALTPFGKEIVSK; via the coding sequence ATGAATCTTTTTATGAATATATTGTGGCTTCTTTTGGGAGGTATATTTATGGCTGTTGAATATCTGATATCCAGCCTTTTGATGATGATTACCATTATCGGTATCCCTTTCGGAATACAGACCTTGAAAATGGCTTCGTTAGCATTATGTCCGTTTGGAAAAGAGGTGAGGAGCTGTCCGGATTCAGGGGGATGTCTGAGTGTCTTGATGAATATCTTATGGATTTTTCTGGGAGGCATATGGATCAGTCTTTCGCACTTAGCCTTTGGTGTTCTTTTAAGTATCACTATCATCGGGCTACCTTTCGGCATACAACATTTCAAATTGGCAGGTTTGGCATTGACTCCCTTCGGTAAAGAGATTGTAAGCAAATAA
- a CDS encoding sensor histidine kinase, with product MKLIYRIIIRISLLLTLVLGVWAFFFYMAMMDEINDEVDDSLEDYSETIIIRALAGEELPSKNSGSNNQYFLREVTSDYADIHEDIVYKDSMVYIVEKEETEPARILTTIFRDDNGHYYELTVSTPSIEKKDLIDAIRDWMLFLYVALLLVIIVVNVWVFQRNMRPLYVLLHWLDKYRIGQPNSPLKNDTKVTEFRKLNDAVRKNTERSEQMFEQQKQFIGNASHEMQTPLAICQNRLEMLMDDDALNETQLEELIKTHQTLEHISKLNKSLLLLSKIDNGQFTETKELELNSILKDYLDDYKEVYAYRNIRTEVAEKGTFRIRMNESLAIVLVTNLLKNSFVHNVEGGHIQIEVTSQHFVFRNTGINQPLDEKRIFERFYQGDKKEGSTGLGLAIVDSICRLQHIGLKYYFKDGEHSFEISEK from the coding sequence ATGAAATTGATTTACCGGATTATTATTCGCATCTCTCTTCTTTTGACCCTCGTATTGGGAGTCTGGGCTTTCTTTTTCTATATGGCTATGATGGATGAGATAAACGATGAAGTGGACGATTCCTTGGAAGATTACTCGGAAACAATTATCATCCGGGCACTTGCGGGAGAAGAACTGCCATCCAAAAACAGTGGGTCGAACAATCAGTATTTCCTAAGGGAGGTTACGTCCGATTATGCTGATATACATGAGGATATCGTTTATAAAGATTCTATGGTATATATAGTAGAGAAAGAGGAAACGGAACCTGCACGTATTCTTACGACTATTTTCAGAGATGACAACGGGCATTATTACGAGTTGACGGTTTCTACTCCCAGTATTGAGAAGAAGGATTTAATTGATGCTATCCGCGATTGGATGCTATTTCTTTATGTAGCATTGTTGCTTGTGATTATTGTTGTGAATGTGTGGGTGTTTCAGAGGAATATGCGTCCGTTGTACGTTTTGTTGCATTGGCTTGATAAATATAGAATCGGTCAGCCGAACAGCCCTTTAAAAAACGATACTAAAGTGACAGAGTTTCGTAAACTGAACGATGCAGTCAGAAAGAATACGGAACGTAGCGAGCAAATGTTTGAACAACAAAAACAATTCATCGGGAATGCTTCTCATGAAATGCAAACTCCTCTTGCCATCTGCCAGAACCGCCTGGAGATGTTAATGGATGATGATGCGCTTAACGAAACGCAATTGGAGGAACTGATAAAGACTCACCAGACATTGGAACATATCAGTAAACTGAATAAATCGCTGTTATTACTTTCAAAGATCGATAATGGCCAGTTTACGGAGACTAAGGAATTGGAATTGAATTCGATACTCAAAGATTATCTGGATGATTATAAGGAGGTGTATGCTTATCGGAATATCAGGACGGAAGTGGCTGAAAAGGGCACATTCCGTATCCGGATGAATGAGTCGCTTGCTATTGTATTGGTTACTAATCTGTTGAAGAACTCATTCGTACACAATGTAGAGGGGGGACATATTCAAATAGAGGTGACATCTCAACACTTTGTTTTCCGTAATACCGGGATAAATCAGCCATTGGACGAAAAGCGCATATTCGAAAGATTTTATCAGGGTGATAAAAAAGAAGGTTCTACCGGATTGGGACTCGCCATAGTCGATTCTATTTGCCGGTTACAGCACATCGGCCTTAAATATTACTTTAAGGATGGGGAACATTCCTTTGAGATATCAGAAAAATAA
- a CDS encoding PepSY-like domain-containing protein, with protein sequence MKLKIYSALMALMCVIGLQSCSDDDNQPAVPQEAQRAFAEKYPSATQVEWETKSGYYVADFHDNSYEASAWFSPDGVWHMTETDIPFAGLPELVKSAFEQSEYMSWTVDDVDKLERPDMETIYIIEVEKKSQGSEQEMDLYYSAEGILIKAVADMDGGNDHEDLLPSQLPEIILAFINEKYPGSRLVETDMEHGMIEVEIIHDNLSKDVLFDKDNNWVSTSWDIHRSDLPATITQALAESQYSAYTIDDAEYFETPQGNYYLLELEQGEAEVKVKIDPSGKFI encoded by the coding sequence ATGAAATTGAAAATTTATTCGGCCTTGATGGCTTTAATGTGTGTGATTGGTTTGCAAAGCTGTAGTGATGACGATAACCAGCCTGCTGTACCTCAGGAAGCTCAACGTGCATTTGCTGAAAAGTATCCTTCGGCAACGCAGGTAGAGTGGGAGACGAAATCCGGATATTATGTTGCCGATTTTCACGATAACTCATATGAGGCTTCTGCTTGGTTCAGCCCTGACGGTGTATGGCATATGACTGAAACAGATATCCCTTTTGCCGGTTTGCCCGAACTTGTGAAATCTGCTTTCGAGCAGAGCGAGTACATGTCTTGGACTGTAGATGATGTGGATAAATTGGAACGCCCGGATATGGAAACCATATATATAATTGAAGTAGAAAAGAAATCTCAAGGTTCCGAACAAGAGATGGACTTGTATTACTCCGCGGAAGGGATTCTGATAAAGGCAGTTGCTGATATGGACGGTGGAAATGATCATGAGGATCTTCTGCCTTCTCAATTGCCGGAGATCATTCTTGCTTTCATTAATGAGAAATACCCTGGTTCCCGTCTGGTAGAGACAGATATGGAGCATGGCATGATTGAAGTTGAAATTATTCATGACAACCTAAGTAAAGATGTCCTGTTCGATAAGGATAATAATTGGGTGTCTACTTCATGGGATATTCACCGTAGTGATCTTCCGGCTACAATAACACAGGCATTGGCCGAATCACAATATAGTGCTTATACTATTGACGATGCAGAATATTTTGAAACTCCTCAAGGCAACTACTATCTGTTGGAATTGGAACAGGGAGAGGCAGAGGTAAAGGTAAAGATCGATCCGAGCGGAAAGTTCATCTGA